One genomic region from Chloroflexota bacterium encodes:
- the def gene encoding peptide deformylase yields MAVRVIHVLPDPVLRQKAKKVSKIDKSVQRLIDDMIETMRAASGVGLAAPQVGVPLRVAVIEVPGNEAMVLINPEIVKRKGERLLQEGCLSIPGYQGEIKRSVWVKVKAQDRQWRNIRLKGEELLAQVLEHEIDHLNGVLYIDRVEGTDKLWKLASGLGQEGL; encoded by the coding sequence ATGGCAGTTCGTGTTATTCATGTTTTACCGGACCCTGTACTTAGACAAAAAGCCAAAAAGGTGAGCAAAATTGATAAGTCTGTCCAGCGGCTTATCGATGACATGATAGAGACGATGAGGGCGGCTTCTGGAGTTGGGTTGGCTGCACCTCAGGTTGGTGTACCGCTTAGAGTAGCTGTGATTGAGGTACCAGGCAATGAAGCTATGGTCTTGATTAATCCAGAGATAGTCAAGAGAAAAGGCGAACGCTTGCTGCAAGAAGGCTGTTTGAGTATTCCTGGGTATCAAGGGGAGATCAAGCGTTCAGTTTGGGTTAAAGTCAAAGCGCAGGACAGACAGTGGCGGAACATCCGTCTCAAAGGAGAGGAGCTACTGGCTCAAGTTTTGGAGCATGAAATAGACCATCTAAACGGGGTATTATATATTGATCGTGTGGAAGGGACGGATAAGTTGTGGAAGTTGGCATCTGGGTTAGGCCAGGAAGGACTTTAA